GCGAACCAGCTCAGGGCGCAATATAAGCAGGCTGACTTCAGTGCGAGCAGCCGTGGATATATCTTCGGCCAGCCAGAGACTGCCCATAAAATGTTCGCGCTGCTTGCTGATCAGCTGAAAACGATGATGGCTGGGCCCAATGACCAGCTCTTCCTTGAGGCCTGCGTAGGCGGTTTCGATCGGGTTAGCCATCTTGATACCGGGTCCTTGCTGCAAACATCCTTATCATAGCCGACATGTGTGTGGCTTACAGCTGTGAGCTACACACTGCCTGAATCAAGCGCTGGTATCGAGTGGGTCAAATGACTTGACCAGCTCGTCTACCGCTTTCATTTGGGCCAGGTAGGGCTCCAGCTTATCCAGCGGCAGGGCGCAGGGGCCATCGCATTTGGCTTCGTTGGGGTTGGGGTGTGCTTCGAGGAACAGACCAGCGATGCCCTGAGAAAGGCCGGCCCGTGACAGTTGCGCCACCAGGGCACGACGGCCGTCGGCAGAGTCCGAGCGTCCACCCGGCATCTGCAGCGCGTGGGTGGCATCAAACATGACCGGATAGCCGAACTCCTTCATCACGCTGAAGCCAAGCATATCCACGACCAGGTTGTTGTAGCCGAAGCTGCTGCCGCGCTCGCACAGAATCAATCGATCATTACCGGCTTCTTCACACTTGTGCAGGATATGTTTCATCTCCTGCGGCGCAAGAAACTGGGCTTTCTTGATATTGATCACAGCTCCCGTTGCGGCCATTGCACTGACCAGGTCGGTTTGGCGCGACAGAAAGGCCGGCAGCTGGATGATATCGCATACCTCGGCGGCAGGGGCGGCCTGATGCGGTTCGTGCACATCGGTGATAAGCGGCACGTTGAAGGTGTTTTTTACCTCTTCGAGAATTCTCAAGCCTTCATCAAGACCCGGGCCACGAAAAGAGTGCAGAGAGGAGCGGTTCGCCTTGTCGAAAGATGCCTTGAATACATATGGAATGCCCAGCTTTTGGGTGACTTCAACGTAGTGTTCGGCGATGCTCAGAGCAAGATCACGCGACTCCAGTACATTCATGCCTCCAAACAGAACCATCGGCTTGTCATTGCTGATCTCGATGGAACCGGCACGCACAACCTTCTGCTGCATAACACCCTCTCGTTACTGGCGAATCAAAACGAGGATTATAAGCCATTCGAGGGAAAATGTGCCGCTTGATGCGCAATCCACTCCAGGGCACGCTTTTCGGACTTTTCAGCAGGTGCCTTGCGCTGGTAAAGCGCAATCTGGCACATCTGCTCAAGCATGCGAGCTCTGAAAAGCTGATCCTGGGTCAGAAAAGCGAGTTTCAGTGTGTAGTGATCGCCCTCATGGGTACATTCAGTGACGAGAGCATTGATGCAAAAATCAGATGAAAGCGCCGGGGCGCTGATGCGC
This DNA window, taken from Marinobacterium iners, encodes the following:
- the kdsA gene encoding 3-deoxy-8-phosphooctulonate synthase is translated as MQQKVVRAGSIEISNDKPMVLFGGMNVLESRDLALSIAEHYVEVTQKLGIPYVFKASFDKANRSSLHSFRGPGLDEGLRILEEVKNTFNVPLITDVHEPHQAAPAAEVCDIIQLPAFLSRQTDLVSAMAATGAVINIKKAQFLAPQEMKHILHKCEEAGNDRLILCERGSSFGYNNLVVDMLGFSVMKEFGYPVMFDATHALQMPGGRSDSADGRRALVAQLSRAGLSQGIAGLFLEAHPNPNEAKCDGPCALPLDKLEPYLAQMKAVDELVKSFDPLDTSA